The Lysobacter sp. HDW10 genome window below encodes:
- the rplB gene encoding 50S ribosomal protein L2 has product MPLMTFNPTSPGRRSAVRVVTPDLHKGAPYAPLLEKKSKTGGRNNYGRITTRHVGGGHKQHYRIIDFKRDKESIPAKVERIEYDPNRTAHIALLVYADGERRYIIAPKGLKAGDQVLAGSASPIRAGNTLPLRNIPVGTTVHCIEMKPGKGAQMARAAGAGVQLVAREQGYATLRLRSGEMRRVPVECRATIGEVGNVEHSLEKLGKAGAKRWRGIRPTVRGAAMNPVDHPHGGGEAKAGQGNPHPVTPWGVPTKGYKTRKNKRTQQFIVRDRRG; this is encoded by the coding sequence ATGCCATTGATGACATTTAATCCCACCTCTCCCGGCCGTCGCAGCGCAGTTCGCGTTGTCACGCCCGACCTCCACAAGGGTGCGCCGTATGCACCGTTGCTGGAAAAGAAGAGCAAAACCGGTGGACGCAACAACTACGGCCGCATCACCACTCGCCACGTCGGCGGTGGTCATAAGCAGCATTACCGCATCATCGACTTCAAGCGCGATAAGGAATCCATTCCGGCTAAAGTCGAACGCATTGAATACGATCCGAACCGTACCGCGCACATCGCTTTGTTGGTGTACGCAGACGGCGAACGTCGTTACATCATTGCGCCGAAGGGCTTGAAAGCAGGCGACCAAGTGCTCGCAGGTTCGGCATCGCCGATCCGCGCTGGCAACACCTTGCCGCTGCGTAACATCCCGGTCGGTACCACGGTGCATTGCATTGAAATGAAGCCTGGCAAGGGCGCGCAAATGGCGCGTGCTGCTGGCGCCGGCGTCCAATTGGTCGCTCGCGAACAAGGCTACGCCACCTTGCGTTTGCGCTCTGGTGAAATGCGTCGCGTGCCGGTTGAATGCCGCGCGACCATCGGCGAAGTCGGCAACGTCGAGCACAGCCTCGAGAAGCTCGGCAAAGCAGGTGCCAAACGCTGGCGCGGTATCCGTCCGACCGTTCGTGGTGCAGCCATGAACCCGGTGGATCACCCGCACGGTGGTGGTGAAGCAAAGGCTGGTCAGGGCAATCCGCATCCGGTTACACCGTGGGGCGTTCCGACCAAGGGTTACAAGACGCGCAAGAACAAGCGCACGCAGCAATTCATCGTTCGCGATCGCAGGGGTTGA
- the rpsS gene encoding 30S ribosomal protein S19 — protein MARSLKKGPFIDHHLITKVEAAAGNTKKPIKTWSRRSMIMPEMVGYTIAVHNGKAHVPVLVNEQMVGHKLGEFALTRTFKGHGGDKKGR, from the coding sequence ATGGCACGTTCACTAAAGAAAGGTCCGTTCATCGACCACCACCTGATCACGAAGGTGGAGGCCGCTGCCGGCAACACCAAGAAGCCGATCAAAACCTGGTCGCGTCGTTCCATGATCATGCCGGAAATGGTGGGTTACACCATTGCCGTGCATAACGGTAAAGCCCACGTCCCGGTGCTCGTCAACGAGCAAATGGTCGGTCACAAGCTTGGCGAATTCGCATTGACCCGTACGTTTAAGGGTCATGGCGGCGACAAGAAGGGGCGCTAA
- the rplV gene encoding 50S ribosomal protein L22, with protein sequence MNANDAKAVLRTARISSQKARLVADQIRGLPAARALDLLKFSDKKAAAMIHKLLWSAVSNAENNNGADADALRVKTIMVDEGPSLKRFMARAKGRGTRIVKRTSHITIVVGEGK encoded by the coding sequence ATGAATGCAAATGACGCCAAAGCAGTGTTGCGCACCGCGCGCATCTCTTCGCAAAAAGCACGTTTGGTCGCAGACCAAATCCGCGGTCTCCCGGCCGCACGCGCCCTCGACTTGCTGAAGTTCAGCGACAAGAAGGCTGCTGCAATGATTCACAAGTTGTTGTGGTCGGCGGTTTCGAACGCTGAAAACAACAACGGCGCAGACGCTGATGCACTGCGTGTCAAAACGATCATGGTCGACGAAGGTCCGTCCTTGAAGCGTTTCATGGCACGTGCAAAAGGTCGCGGTACGCGCATTGTGAAGCGCACCAGCCACATCACCATTGTCGTCGGCGAGGGCAAATAA
- the rpsC gene encoding 30S ribosomal protein S3, producing the protein MGHKVNPIGIRLGIAKDWNSKWYAGKKEFAGFLAADLKVREMLRKKLASAGISRILIERPAKTARVTIFTARPGLVIGKRGEDIEKLRKEVGDMMGVPAHINVTEVRKPELDAQLVAESIAQQLERRIMFRRAMKRSVGNAMRLGALGIKVNVAGRLNGAEIARSEWYREGRVPLHTLRADIDYGFAEAHTTYGVIGIKVWIYKGEVFDFSQVGQEKNDEPRNERSDRPARAPRAPRGGDRDHREARG; encoded by the coding sequence ATGGGTCATAAAGTTAACCCGATCGGCATCCGTCTTGGCATCGCCAAAGATTGGAACTCCAAGTGGTATGCCGGCAAGAAAGAATTCGCAGGTTTTCTCGCCGCCGATTTGAAGGTGCGCGAAATGTTGCGTAAGAAGCTCGCTTCGGCTGGCATCTCGCGCATCCTGATCGAACGTCCCGCCAAGACGGCACGCGTCACCATCTTCACGGCACGTCCGGGTCTGGTGATCGGCAAGCGCGGCGAAGACATCGAAAAGCTGCGTAAAGAAGTCGGTGACATGATGGGCGTTCCGGCGCACATCAACGTCACCGAAGTCCGCAAGCCGGAGCTCGACGCACAACTCGTCGCCGAATCCATCGCACAACAGCTGGAACGCCGTATCATGTTCCGCCGTGCGATGAAGCGCTCGGTTGGTAATGCCATGCGCCTCGGCGCATTGGGCATCAAGGTCAATGTCGCTGGCCGCTTGAATGGTGCAGAAATCGCACGTTCTGAGTGGTACCGCGAAGGCCGCGTGCCGTTGCATACCCTCCGCGCCGACATCGACTACGGTTTTGCCGAAGCGCACACCACCTACGGTGTGATCGGTATCAAGGTGTGGATCTACAAGGGTGAAGTGTTTGACTTCAGCCAAGTGGGCCAAGAAAAGAATGACGAGCCGCGCAATGAGCGTTCGGACCGTCCGGCTCGTGCACCTCGTGCACCGCGCGGCGGCGATCGTGACCATCGTGAGGCAAGGGG